DNA sequence from the Cohnella herbarum genome:
ACAGATGCACAGATGTACAGATGCACAGATGCACAGATTTACAGGTTACGTGAAACCTGAGCAAAAGGGATAATGGCAACAAGGGTGAACATGTGAACAAGCACTTGCATTCGTTTACGATTATCCTGAGCGAGGGGGATCATGTGCGAAAAACCACCCGAGCATCGCAAACGGCTGCGTCAGGTGGTTTATCATTTTTCTTATTCCGGCTATTTGCCGGTATGGCCGAAGCCGCCTTCTCCGCGAACGGTTTCCGACAGTTCGGTCACTTCTTCGAGCTTGACTTGCGGCACGTGTTGGAAAACCATCTGCGCGACACGTTCGCCCCGCACGATCGTGAACGGCTCTTGCCCTAAATTAATGAGCAGCACCTTCACTTCTCCGCGATAATCCGCGTCGATCGTCCCCGGCGAGTTCAGGCACGTAATTCCATGCTTGTAAGCCAAACCGCTACGAGGCCTGATTTGAGCTTCGAGCTCCCGAGGCATCGCCATCGCGAATCCCGTAGGGATCAATGCCCGTTCTCCAGGAGCAAGTACAACGGGCTCCGCCACCGCGGCGTGTAAATCGAATCCTGCTGCCCATTCAGACATTTGACGCGGCAATTCAACGTCTTCATTCCCCGGCAGCCTCTTCAACTGAATTGGATACAATGAATTCCCTCCCGATTCCCGACAGCACTTTCTCATTCGAGCCTACTAGTGCAACAGCACAAGGCTGCGAAATCATTGATTTCATTATAGCGTCCAAATCGGACATTTGCACTTGGTCGATCCGCTCCAGCATTTCATCCAAAGTATAATGGCGGCCTAACATGAGTTCGTTTTTGCCTAAACGGTTCATGCGGCTGCTGGTGCTCTCTAGACTTAAGATTAAGTTACCTTTCAACTGTTCCTTCCCACGGGAAAGTTCAGCTTCGGTTAACCCTTTGTCCGCGATATCATTCAACAATTCAACCGTGAGATCGTATACTTCTTTCGTTTGCTTGGGCGCAGTTCCCGCGTAAACCGTAAACAGACCGCTATCCGCATACGAAGTATGGTAGGAATAAACGGAATAGGCAAGACCGCGCTTTTCCCGGATTTCTTGGAACAAGCGGGAACTCATCCCTCCGCCGATCGTATTGTTCAACAAAATCATGGCATAAAGGTTAGGCGCCTTGCTCGAGCTTCCGGGGAAGGTTAAGCACAGGTGGTTCTGTTCCGTTTTCTTACGATGAAACAACGCACGAGATTGGAATGTCGGTACTTCCAGCACGGAGTCGCTGCCCTTAACATCAAACTGTCCGAAATGATGTTCGAGAAGCTCCAGCACTTCTTCTCCAACGTTCCCCGCAAGACTAATAACCGTATTATCAATCCGGTATCTCTCTCCCATATACTTGCGCAGATCATTCGAGCCCATCGCGTTTAACCGCTCTGCCGTTCCCAGAATAGAATAGGCTAGCGGATGATCGTTATAGGCTGCACGGGAAGCAAGATCGTGGACGGTATCATCCGGCGTGTCGTCGTACATCGAGATTTCTTCAAGAATAACGTTCTTTTCTTTCGCTAGCTCGACATCGGCCATCTGCGAATCAAAAAACATATCGGATAAAATATCTACAGCGATCGGCAAATGCTGGTCCAAAACTTTAGCGTAATAGCATGTATATTCTTTGGACGTAAATGCGTTAACGTTGCCGCCGATTCCGTCGAAACGATCGGCTATATCCTTAGCGCTATGGCGATTAGTCCCTTTGAACAGCATGTGCTCGATAAAGTGGGAGATCCCGTTGTTGTTCAAATCCTCGTAACGGGAACCGGTTTTGACCCAAATTCCGAACGACACCGACCGACATGTCGGTATCGATTCGATCATCACGCGCAGTCCGTTCTTAAGCTCATATTTGTTCATCCGATTTCCCCCTTTGCTGAATACCTAACGAACAGTGATACCACTATATCAAATTACGACAACTGTCACAACCGATCCTCTACTCGTTCCGAAGACAACGTTTCCGACACCGTGCCTGGTACGAATCCTTTATCCCTTATTGCCTTGATCATTCCTCTAAGCGCCCCCTGCGAAGTCGATGTAGGGTGCATCAAGATCAACGTTCCCGGGCCTACCTTACGATAGATTTTCGAAACGACGGACGAGGGCTCGGGCTTCTGCCAATCAATCGTATCCAACGTCCATAAAACCGTTCTTAGACCATACTCTGAAGCGACCTTTACCGTCTCGCTATTGTAATATCCGGACGGGGGAGCGAACCAAACGTTTTTCACTCCGAGCTTTTTCAATAACTGCTCGGTTTTCCCTATTTCCTCCCGTTGCCTGGCCGCGCTAAGCTTGCTCATATCCGGGTGAGTATAAGCATGATTCGATAATTCATGTCCTTGAGCCAGGATGTTTTGCGCGGTGTCCATATGTTTAGCCAGCCATGTTCCATCGAAGAAAAAGGTCGCTTTCACTCCCGTTTCGCTTAATATTTGGAGCATAGGAAGCAAGAATTCATCTCCCCAAGCCACGTTGATCATAAGGCCGACCATTGGTTTGGCGAAGTTGCCGCGGTAAATCGGTTCCATTGGCAAATCGTCTAAAGCTAATTTCGGTTTAACACTCCGATAAATCCATGGAAAACCTTTCGCGTTCTCTGGTTTGAAGCCGATCAGTTTCGCTTTCAGATACGTAGCTTTTACATCCACTACACGGCCGTCGTAGCCGGGAATCGCTTTCCACACCCTATCGATGACAGGGTTGATCGGAGATTGGTTTTGTTTGGCAGCCTCGGATTTGATCCAACTCATCAATTGATCCTCGGATTGCTCATTCATAATTGCCGCGCTCGCGGTCGGGCGTGATTTAACGGCTTGTACGAAAGATTGTAACGGACCATATGTCCCGGCTATCAGGATCGTTACCAAGCATGCCAGCATGATCCCTAACTTGGCAGCTGACGTATTTCTGTTCAATTGGCGCACCCCCGTCTTGTCCCTGTTCCCTGCCTCATCCTATGCCGGGAAATTGGGCTTTATGAGTGAGCATCCCATTGAACTCGCTGATTTATGCAAAACAAAAAGAGACCAGCTTGTTGGAGTCTCTTTTGTCAATCCTATGCACTTGTTTGTTGGGTTATACCGATACTTGCTCCGAATTCAGCAAAGCTTTGCGGGACAAGTTGATACGGCCCATATTATCGATTTCAGTGACCTTAACTTCGATCTGGTCTCCGATATTCACGACGTCTTCCACTTTCGCAACGCGTTCGTTCGCGAGTTGGCTAATGTGAATAAGCCCGTCTTTGTTCGGCAGAATTTCGACGAAACAGCCGAATTTCTCGATCCGTTTAACCGTTCCAGTATACACTTCGCCGACTACGACTTCTTTAACGATTCCCTCGATAATTCCGCGGGCGCGTTGGTTAGCCGCTTCGTCCGTAGAAGCAATATAGACGGTACCGTCTTGTTCGATATCGATTTTCACGCCGGTTTCCTCAATGATTTTGTTGATGATTTTACCGCCGGAGCCGATAACGTCCCGAATTTTATCCGGGTTAATTTTGAGCGAAATGATTTTCGGAGCGTATTTGCTTAATTGCTTACGCGGCTCTTGAATCGTTTCGAGCATTTTGCCCAAGATGAACAAACGTCCTTCTTTGGCTTGTTGCAAGGCATCCGTAAGAATTTGACGATCGATTCCGTCAATCTTGATGTCCATTTGGATAGCCGTAATTCCAGCGGCAGTTCCTGCCACCTTAAAGTCCATATCGCCCAGATGATCTTCCATCCCTTGGATATCGGTTAAGATCGAAGTATGATCTCCGTCTTTGATCAAGCCCATCGCAACACCCGCGACAGGTGCTTTTATCGGAACCCCGGCATCCATCATTGCAAGCGTGCTCGCGCAAATACTTGCTTGCGAAGTAGAGCCATTCGACTCCAGAACCTCGGATACTAGGCGGATCGTGTAAGGGAAATCCACTTCCGACGGGAGAACTTTAAGCAATGCCCGCTCGCCGAGAGCACCATGACCGATTTCGCGACGGCCCGGCGGACGCAAAGGACGTGCCTCGCCAACGGAAAACGGCGGGAAGTTATAGTGGTGCATGAACCGTTTGGACTCTTGCGGGCTAATACCGTCCAAAATTTGGACTTCGCCAAGCGGTCCTAACGTACAAATACTAAGAGCTTGAGTTTGGCCGCGGGTAAACAACCCGGAACCGTGCGTACGAGGAAGAATCGACGTATCGCTTGAAATCGGACGGATCTCGGACAACCCTCGACCATCGGGACGCACTTTATCATGCGTGATCAGACGGCGAACTTCGTTCTTGACGATATCGTACAATACTTCTTTGACGTCTTTAAGCTTGCTTGGCGTCTCGGCGTACAAGTTGCCGAAATGTTCTACCGTCTCGCCATTGATAGCATCGATCGCTTCTTGGCGGGCATGTTTCTCGGAGATGCTAACGGCTTGTACGAGTCTAGCCTGTGCATATGCTTGAACGTCTGCTTCCACAGTCTCGTCCACGCTATGAAGTTTCACCGCCATTTTCGGTTGACCGGCTGCATTAACCAATTGATCGATCGTATCTACGATCTTCTTGATCTCATCGTGTCCGAACATGATCGCTTCCAGCATATCCGCCTCGGATACCTCGTTAGCTTCTGCTTCGACCATCATAATCGCATCTCGGGTTCCCGCTACGACTACGTACATATCCGTGATTTCTTCCTGAGCTTGCGTCGGGTTCACGATAAACTTACCGTCGATCCGGCCAACGATTACGCCTCCGATCGGACCGTTAAACGGTACGTTCGAAATCGCCAACGCAGCGGAAGTTCCGATCATTGCGGCAATTTCGGGAGAACAATCTTGATCCACGCTCAGTACGAGATTTACGATTTGAACGTCGTTCCTAAAGCCTTCGGAGAATAACGGACGAATCGGACGATCCGTCAATCGGCTGGCAAGAATCGCTTTCTCGCTCGGGCGTCCTTCCCGTTTAATGAAACCTCCGGGAATTTTACCTACCGCATATAAACGCTCTTCATAGTTTACGGTAAGCGGAAAAAAATCGAGATCCTTCGGCTCGTTAGAAGCCGTTACAGTAGAAAGAACCACCGTATCTCCATAACGTACGACGACAGCGCCGTTCGCCTGCTTAGCCAATCTTCCCGTTTCCAAAGCGAATGTACGGCCGCCAAGCTGCATTTCCACGCGTTGCTCCAAACTGATTCCCTCCTCTAAGTGCGAGCATTGCTCGTCACGTCATCCAAATCCTACCATAAGGCGTATCTCACGATATTAGACTTGGGCTAAATAACCTTATGTAATTTCGACACTCTTCTCATTATTTCCTGCCAAACCGTAGCTTAGGCATGACTCTTAAGATTCGAATCCCTAATATGGGAAAAAGCAACCTGATGCCGGAAAGGGCGTTGAGCCCCATTCGGCGAAGCCAGGTTGCTTTCGTGCGGGTAATAAATTAACGGCGAAGTCCCAATTTTGCAATCAGGGCACTATACCGGCTTACGTCTTTGTTTTTCAAGTATGCTAGCAACTTACGACGTTGACCAACCATCTTGAGCAAACCACGGCGGGAGTGATGATCTTTCTTGTGCTCCCTAAAGTGAGTCGTCAGATTGTTGATGTTCTGCGTAAGGATAGCAATTTGGACTTCCGGGGAACCCGTGTCCGTAGCATGCGTCTTATGCTCTTCGATCAATTCTTGTTTGCGTTCTTGTGTCAATGCCATCCTTGTTCACCTCCTTCATTAGAATCGCCGTTACCCCAGCAAACGTCGGTGAGCACGAATTGCCAAGATAAGGTTCATTAGCGCATGTACACCCGAGTGAAACCCGGATGACAGCAACGTGTTACAGTATAGCATACTATTGGCCTTACATACAATGCCAGAGTATGAGGGACAACTAAAACATGAATTATTTCTACCTATCTTTGAACCGAAACGATTTCTTTGGCTTGAGCGGCATCGAGCGATATCTGTGCGACCAACTGCTCGATGGAATCGAATTTTTTCTCCGCGCGTAGGAAGGTATGGAATGTCAGGGCGAGTTGGCGCCCATACAAGTCCCCACCGAAATCGAACAAATGCGCCTCTAATCTTAACGCGCCTCCAGGGGCGTCGAATGTCGGACGATAGCCAACGTTCAACACTCCGTTATATCGACTTTCGAATTCGCCGGAGTCGGATAGAAGATCGATATAGATCGCATATACGCCGGAGCGTGGAATCACGTATGGCTGCTCCGGCAACAAATTCGCGGTCGGATAGCCGAGCAATCGACCTCTCGCGTCGCCATGGACGACTAAGCCCTTAATAACATAAGGACGCCCGAGAAGCGCGGAAGCTTCAAGGCTTTCACCTTCAGCCAACCTGTCGCGTATTCGGGTACTGCTGACTTTGTCGTCCTCCAGAAATACGGGGGAAACGACTTGCACTTGAATTTCCCCATTACCATGAAGCCTAAGCGTGTCCGCATTCCCTTCGCCTCGGTGTCCGAACGAGAAATCAAAGCCCACGGTCGTCGCCTTCACGCCTAGCGGGTTAATTAGCGTCTTGACGAACTCTTCGGCCGTCACTTCGGAGAACGACCGCTCGAATTGAATAACATACGCCGCTTCAACGCCAAGCTTGGATAGCAGGGAAAGCTTGTCCGCAAGCGGAGTCAGCACCGTTTGGTACTGAGAACCATGGCCTAAGACAACCCTAGGATGCGGATCGAAGGTCATTACAGCGGGTACCAAACCTTGTTCGCGCGCCAGAGCGACAGCTTGGCGTACGACTTCTTGATGACCTAAGTGTACGCCATCGAAAAAACCGATCGCTAGCGATATCCCTTGTTCTTTCCGTGCTCCTTCAGGGAGAGCTCCCGTTACATTCGCAATTGATAGATCAAACCGTTCCACGTGATGCCCTCCTGCTCAGTCGGACGGACAATACTTTAACTGTCATCCGAAGCGTAAAACACCTTAATCGGGCGGACTGTTTCTCTATTCTCGTCAACGAAGAATAATCCGAGAAAGGCACCGTCCGATCGGTAAAGTTTTATTAATCCAGTGCTGTCGGGAGGGGGTTGAAGTCTTGCGGCTTCAATCCTCTTGCCCTGCAATGCATATAACGATTCCGGGTAAGCTACCGATGACGAAGGGATTGCCGTTAGCATCGAATCGCCAGCTAGCAGCTTATCTCCCAGTTCCCCTTGCTTAATCAGCTCCGGAATCTGCTCTAACGTCACGCACTGCTCTTGTTTGATACCGGCACTTTCCGTACGAACAAGTTCAGCCATGACAGCCGGAACGCCCAACTTGCGGCCAATATCCACGCATAACGTACGAATGTAGGTGCCTTTGGAGCACGTAACGGAAAAAGTCAGCTCCGGCTGGTCGACTCCGTCAACGACTTTGAGTATATGAATCTCCTGAATCGTTACCCGTCTGGAAGCGCGTTCTACCGTGATCCCCTGCCGCGCCAAGTCGTATAACCGTTGACCGTTGACCTTGACCGCCGATACCATTGGCGGAATTTGATCGATTTCGCCAACGAAAGATAAGGCGGCTTCCACCATCATAGGCTCCGTCAGAAACGACGCGTCCTTCTGCTCGATCACTTCGCCGCTTAGATCTTCCGTATTCGTTGCAATACCGAATCTTAGCTTTGCAACATACGTCTTGGGCATCTCTTGCAAGTACTCTACGAAACGGGTCGAACGCCCGACACATAAGGGAAGTACGCCCGTTACAGCCGGATCTAGCGTACCCGTATGTCCGATCCTCCGTACCCGAAGCAAACCGCGCGCTTTCGCCACTACATCGTGGGAGGTCCAGCCCGCGGGCTTCCAAATGGCCAGCACGCCATCCCAATTCTGTTCTGCCTGTTGCTTCATTGTTCATCCAGCGCTTTCTGAACGTAAGCGACGACTTGGGAAATGACTTCGGGCAAAGGGTCCGTCAGCCTGCAGCCTGCGGCGCGTACGTGTCCGCCACCACCGAAATGTTGAGCCACGGCGGCGACGTTAACGCGTCCAGCGGAACGCATGCTCACTTTAACCGACGATTGGCCGTTCTGCTTAAACAGCATTCCGACTTCTACGCCTTCCACATTTCTCGGATAGTTCACTAAACCTTCCAAGTCCTCGTTCGTCGCTCCCGATTCCTCGAGATCTTCGGAATTCACCCACAGCCAAGCAATTTGCTGATCATCGCTAAAAGTAAGTCGCGACAATCCTCGTTGCGTGATGCGAAGCTGTCCCGCCGTCATCCGTTCAAGCAAATGCTCGGCCAGATCCGGACCGTTAACTCCGGCTTCCAGCAACCTCGAAGCCATTGCCATAACTAACGGACTCGTGTTGGAATAACGGAAACCGCCCGTATCTGTCAATAATCCCGTATAGATCGCCGTTGCAACGTCGGTATCCATCCGCAGTTCCAACTCGTCAATCAATTCGAATAAGATTTCGGCGGTCGCAGCCGCATGAAACTTCATTAGGTTTACGCGGCCGTACCCGTCATTCGTTGGATGGTGATCAATGTTCAACAACTCGGCATCCGGATCAAACCATTGATTGGTTTGACCCACGCGTGCATAATCCGCGCAATCGACGCAGATCACGTTACGATATTTGCGATCCGGATCCGGCGGATTTCCGTCTCCATCAAGCGTGCGGATTTCCGAGCTTTTCCATAAAAACTGAAGCCGAGAAGGCACAGGGCCTTCATTCAGCATCGTAAATTTTTTCCCCAGCTTCTCCAGCAGCCAGCCAGTGGCAACCGTAGAACTTATCGCATCGCCATCGGGCTGCACATGAGAAACGATAAGGAAATCGTCCCTTTCACGAATGAAAGCGGCCGCCTCCTTCAAAGCCTGTGCCCACATGCTATTTCCCCCTAGCCGATTTCTGTGACAATCAGAATGCATATCATTCGATGTTTTTATACCTTTCTGATTGCTCGATACAAACGTATAGCGACGTCCAAGACGGCGCAGCCGTTTTACTTGGACTCCAACGAATCTTTGTTGATTTTCGCTAACAGCGATTCAATATGGCTGCCATAAGCGATGGAGCTGTCGAAACGGAACTCCATAACGGGAGTATGACGCAATTTCACTCGGCGCCCAAGCTCCGAACGAAGAAACCCGTTCGCACGGCCGATCGCTTTAAGCGTCTCTTCCTTCTGCTCTTCGCTTCCCAATATGCTTATATACACTCGGGCGAGAGAAAGATCGTTCGTTACGTCTACTCCTGTCACGGTAATAAAACCGATGCGAGGATCCTTCAGCTCCGTCTGAATGATGGAGCTGATCTCCTTCTTAATCTGTTCTCCGACCCGTCCGACTCTAAATTTGGCCATCCAGATCCCACCTTGCTTGCTGTTATTAGCGCTCTACGGACTCCATCACGAACGCTTCAATAATATCCCCTTGTTGAAGGTCATTGAATTTATCGAGCGTAATTCCGCATTCATAGCCTTCCGAAACTTCCTTCGCATCATCCTTGAACCGTTTAAGGGAATCGATTTTACCTGTGTACAAGACGATTCCGCCACGGGTAAGACGCGCTTCGGAGTTGCGGGCGATTTTGCCGTCGGTTACCATACAACCGGCAATCGTACCGACCTTGGTCACTTTGAACGTCTCGCGAACTTCCGCATGACCGGTTACTCTTTCCTTGAATACAGGATCAAGCATCCCTTTCATAGCGTGCTCGATTTCCTCGATTACTTTGTAAATAATCGAATGCAAGCGAACGTCCACTTTTTCTTGTTCCGCGATGCCTTGAGCGCGCGGTTCAGGACGAACGTTAAAGCCGACGACGATCGCGGAGGAAGCAGAAGCCAGAATAATATCGGATTCTGTTACCGCGCCTACGCCGCTGTAGATCGTCCGAACGCGCACGCCTTCGATTTCGATCTTCTCGAGCGAGCCTTTAAGCGCCTCGAGAGAACCTTGAACGTCGGCTTTAAGGATAACGTTAAGCTCTTTAATGTCGCCTTCCTTGATTTTGCTGAAGAGATCTTCAAGCGTAACCGTTTGGTTGGCTTTCATCTGCGACTGACGTGTCTTGATCGAACGTTTGTCGGCGATTTCGCGCGCTTTACGCTCGTCTTCGAACACCATGAACGGATCGCCGGCTTGCGGCACTTCGGTTAATCCGGTAATTTCAACCGGCGTCGAAGGACCCGCTTCCTTGATTCTGCGACCGCGGTCGTTCGTCATCGCTCGGATACGTCCGAAGCAATCTCCCGCTACGAAGGCGTCGCCCACTTTAAGCGTTCCGTTCTGCACGAGGATACGCGCGACGGGACCTTTTCCTTTGTCGAGCTCGGCTTCCATAACGGTACCGCGAGCGCGCTTGTCCGGGTTCGCTTTGTAATCGTTCACCTCGGCTACGAGGAGAATCATCTCGAGCAAGCCATCCAGGTTAATGCGTTGCTTAGCCGATACTTCGACGAAGATCGTGTCCCCGCCCCATGCTTCTTGAACGAGACCGTATTCGGTCAATTCTTGTTTAACTTTATCCGGATTAGCGCCCGGTTTGTCGATTTTATTCACGGCAACGATAATCGGCACGTTAGCTGCTTTCGCATGGGCGATCGCTTCCACGGTTTGAGGCATAACGCCGTCATCCGCCGCTACGACGAGAATCGTAATATCCGTAACTTGAGCTCCGCGAGCACGCATAGTCGTAAACGCTTCGTGACCAGGCGTATCGAGGAAGGAAATTTTCTTACCGTTGATCTCGACTTGATAAGCTCCGATGTGCTGCGTAATGCCGCCCGCTTCTCCGCTAGCGACTTTCGTCTCGCGAATCGCGTCAAGAAGCGTTGTTTTACCATGATCGACGTGACCCATGATCGTAACAACGGGAGGACGGGATACGAGCGCGTCCGGCTCGTCGTTCTCTTCGATCGTCTCGAACTGCGTGTCTTCGACGGCGATTTTGACTTCTACTTCAACGCCGTATTCTCCAACGACTAGAAGCACCGTATCCAGATCGAGATCTTGGTTGATCGTAGCCATTACGCCCATCATCAACAATTTCTTGATCACTTCGGAAGCATCTTTATGAAGTAGCTTAGCTAATTCGCCCACGGTCATGTTACCGCGAACGATAACTTTCTTAGGCGTGTTGTCGATTTTCTCGCGAGGAGGCTGATTGCTCTTGCGCGCGTTTTTGCCGCCTTTGCCTCTTGGTCCTCTGAAGTTGCCGCTTCTGCCGTCATCGAACCGGCTGTTGTTTTCTTTGCGCTTGCCTGCGGCACCCGGACCGCCGCTTGCGCCGCGATTGAAATCCCCTTCGCCCGGACGACCTTTGTCTCCCGGACGTCCGCCGCGAGCTCCGGCAGCAGACGCAGCCGGACTACGGCCAGCTCCTACGCCTTGACCCGGACGGCTTGCAGCCGTACTGCTAGGTCCGCTTTGCGGACGGTTTCCGCCGCCGCTGCTGAACCCGCCTTGGCCGCCGCCTTGCGGACGATTGCCGCCGCTGCTATATCCGCCTTGGCCTTGCGGTCGGCTTCCGCCACCGCTGCTGTACCCGCCGCCTTGGCCTTGCGGTCGGCTACCGCCGCCGCTGCTATATCCGCCTTGGCCGCTTCCTTGCGGTCGGCTACCGCCACCGCTGCTATATCCGCCCTGGCCGCTTCCTTGCGGGCGGCTTCCGCCACCGCTGCTATATCCGCCCTGGCCGCTTCCTTGCGGTCGGCTACCGCCGCCGCTGCTATATCCGCCTTGGCCGCTTCCTTGCGGACGGCTTCCGCCGCCGCTGCTGTATCCGCCTTGGCCGCTTCCTTGCGGACGGCTTCCGCCGCCGCTGCTGTATCCGCCTTGGCCGCTTCCTTGCGGACGGTTAGCTCCGTCGCGTTGGTTGTAACCTCCCTGAGGACGATTACCGCCGTCACGTTGGTTATATCCGCCTTGGCCTTGCGGTCGGCTGCCTTGCCCTTGCGGACGAGGAGTATGACCTTGCGAAGGCGCAGACGAAGGAGCCGAAGATGCGGAAGGTTGCGAAGGCGCCGCATTTGCAGTTGGCGCCGGTGCTGCAGGCGTTGACGCCGATTCCGAAGAAACGGAAGCCGTAGATGCTTGCGCCGCTTTCGGAGCCGAGCTTGGAGCAGGCGCCGCCGGACGTGCCGGTTGAGCCTGAGCGCTTGCGTTAGACGTATTCGAAGAAACCGGCGCTCCCGACTGCGGACGACGGTCATTCGACGCCGTCGGTGCCGATGGCGCTGCCGGTTTGGCAGCTTGAGCCATTTTGGCGGCTGCATTCGCTTTAACGTCGCGGAAGAATTTCTCAACCGCTCCGGTCATTCCGTCTTCCATAACGCTCATGTGGTTGTTGACCGGCATGTTCTGTCTTTTCAAAATCGTAATGATTTCTTTGCTGCTCATATTAAGCTGCTTGGCATATTCGTAAACTCTGAGCTTATCTTTGTTATCCGTACCTTCTTGTTTACTCAATATTCTCCACCTCCGAGTGATGACCCCAACCCTTGGCCAGCATGTCGGCAAATCCTCGATCCGTTACCGCAAACAGTACACGCTCGGGTTTACCTACCGCCGATCCGAGTTCGA
Encoded proteins:
- the dut gene encoding dUTP diphosphatase; its protein translation is MYPIQLKRLPGNEDVELPRQMSEWAAGFDLHAAVAEPVVLAPGERALIPTGFAMAMPRELEAQIRPRSGLAYKHGITCLNSPGTIDADYRGEVKVLLINLGQEPFTIVRGERVAQMVFQHVPQVKLEEVTELSETVRGEGGFGHTGK
- a CDS encoding DHH family phosphoesterase — encoded protein: MWAQALKEAAAFIRERDDFLIVSHVQPDGDAISSTVATGWLLEKLGKKFTMLNEGPVPSRLQFLWKSSEIRTLDGDGNPPDPDRKYRNVICVDCADYARVGQTNQWFDPDAELLNIDHHPTNDGYGRVNLMKFHAAATAEILFELIDELELRMDTDVATAIYTGLLTDTGGFRYSNTSPLVMAMASRLLEAGVNGPDLAEHLLERMTAGQLRITQRGLSRLTFSDDQQIAWLWVNSEDLEESGATNEDLEGLVNYPRNVEGVEVGMLFKQNGQSSVKVSMRSAGRVNVAAVAQHFGGGGHVRAAGCRLTDPLPEVISQVVAYVQKALDEQ
- the rbfA gene encoding 30S ribosome-binding factor RbfA, which translates into the protein MAKFRVGRVGEQIKKEISSIIQTELKDPRIGFITVTGVDVTNDLSLARVYISILGSEEQKEETLKAIGRANGFLRSELGRRVKLRHTPVMEFRFDSSIAYGSHIESLLAKINKDSLESK
- a CDS encoding bifunctional riboflavin kinase/FAD synthetase; protein product: MERFDLSIANVTGALPEGARKEQGISLAIGFFDGVHLGHQEVVRQAVALAREQGLVPAVMTFDPHPRVVLGHGSQYQTVLTPLADKLSLLSKLGVEAAYVIQFERSFSEVTAEEFVKTLINPLGVKATTVGFDFSFGHRGEGNADTLRLHGNGEIQVQVVSPVFLEDDKVSSTRIRDRLAEGESLEASALLGRPYVIKGLVVHGDARGRLLGYPTANLLPEQPYVIPRSGVYAIYIDLLSDSGEFESRYNGVLNVGYRPTFDAPGGALRLEAHLFDFGGDLYGRQLALTFHTFLRAEKKFDSIEQLVAQISLDAAQAKEIVSVQR
- the rpsO gene encoding 30S ribosomal protein S15; amino-acid sequence: MALTQERKQELIEEHKTHATDTGSPEVQIAILTQNINNLTTHFREHKKDHHSRRGLLKMVGQRRKLLAYLKNKDVSRYSALIAKLGLRR
- the truB gene encoding tRNA pseudouridine(55) synthase TruB; the protein is MKQQAEQNWDGVLAIWKPAGWTSHDVVAKARGLLRVRRIGHTGTLDPAVTGVLPLCVGRSTRFVEYLQEMPKTYVAKLRFGIATNTEDLSGEVIEQKDASFLTEPMMVEAALSFVGEIDQIPPMVSAVKVNGQRLYDLARQGITVERASRRVTIQEIHILKVVDGVDQPELTFSVTCSKGTYIRTLCVDIGRKLGVPAVMAELVRTESAGIKQEQCVTLEQIPELIKQGELGDKLLAGDSMLTAIPSSSVAYPESLYALQGKRIEAARLQPPPDSTGLIKLYRSDGAFLGLFFVDENRETVRPIKVFYASDDS
- the pnp gene encoding polyribonucleotide nucleotidyltransferase, with product MEQRVEMQLGGRTFALETGRLAKQANGAVVVRYGDTVVLSTVTASNEPKDLDFFPLTVNYEERLYAVGKIPGGFIKREGRPSEKAILASRLTDRPIRPLFSEGFRNDVQIVNLVLSVDQDCSPEIAAMIGTSAALAISNVPFNGPIGGVIVGRIDGKFIVNPTQAQEEITDMYVVVAGTRDAIMMVEAEANEVSEADMLEAIMFGHDEIKKIVDTIDQLVNAAGQPKMAVKLHSVDETVEADVQAYAQARLVQAVSISEKHARQEAIDAINGETVEHFGNLYAETPSKLKDVKEVLYDIVKNEVRRLITHDKVRPDGRGLSEIRPISSDTSILPRTHGSGLFTRGQTQALSICTLGPLGEVQILDGISPQESKRFMHHYNFPPFSVGEARPLRPPGRREIGHGALGERALLKVLPSEVDFPYTIRLVSEVLESNGSTSQASICASTLAMMDAGVPIKAPVAGVAMGLIKDGDHTSILTDIQGMEDHLGDMDFKVAGTAAGITAIQMDIKIDGIDRQILTDALQQAKEGRLFILGKMLETIQEPRKQLSKYAPKIISLKINPDKIRDVIGSGGKIINKIIEETGVKIDIEQDGTVYIASTDEAANQRARGIIEGIVKEVVVGEVYTGTVKRIEKFGCFVEILPNKDGLIHISQLANERVAKVEDVVNIGDQIEVKVTEIDNMGRINLSRKALLNSEQVSV
- a CDS encoding M16 family metallopeptidase; this encodes MNKYELKNGLRVMIESIPTCRSVSFGIWVKTGSRYEDLNNNGISHFIEHMLFKGTNRHSAKDIADRFDGIGGNVNAFTSKEYTCYYAKVLDQHLPIAVDILSDMFFDSQMADVELAKEKNVILEEISMYDDTPDDTVHDLASRAAYNDHPLAYSILGTAERLNAMGSNDLRKYMGERYRIDNTVISLAGNVGEEVLELLEHHFGQFDVKGSDSVLEVPTFQSRALFHRKKTEQNHLCLTFPGSSSKAPNLYAMILLNNTIGGGMSSRLFQEIREKRGLAYSVYSYHTSYADSGLFTVYAGTAPKQTKEVYDLTVELLNDIADKGLTEAELSRGKEQLKGNLILSLESTSSRMNRLGKNELMLGRHYTLDEMLERIDQVQMSDLDAIMKSMISQPCAVALVGSNEKVLSGIGREFIVSNSVEEAAGE
- a CDS encoding polysaccharide deacetylase family protein, with the translated sequence MLACLVTILIAGTYGPLQSFVQAVKSRPTASAAIMNEQSEDQLMSWIKSEAAKQNQSPINPVIDRVWKAIPGYDGRVVDVKATYLKAKLIGFKPENAKGFPWIYRSVKPKLALDDLPMEPIYRGNFAKPMVGLMINVAWGDEFLLPMLQILSETGVKATFFFDGTWLAKHMDTAQNILAQGHELSNHAYTHPDMSKLSAARQREEIGKTEQLLKKLGVKNVWFAPPSGYYNSETVKVASEYGLRTVLWTLDTIDWQKPEPSSVVSKIYRKVGPGTLILMHPTSTSQGALRGMIKAIRDKGFVPGTVSETLSSERVEDRL